A genomic region of Pseudomonas sp. RSB 5.4 contains the following coding sequences:
- a CDS encoding PDDEXK nuclease domain-containing protein has translation MSQVKPTDAQDPKIDSLLGELGELIRQSRQKVLRAVDTIQVQTCWQIGRHIVEFEQQGAQRAGYGKQLLALLAKDLTAQFGKGFDETNLRKMRLFYQLFPIRDALRLELSWTHYRRLLRVESAKARQWYVEETANLNWSSRALDRQINTLYYERLLMSRDKADVIEEASTNIEAMKDNPREFIRDPVLLEFLGLPAPCKIREDALEQALIEHLQSFLLELGKGFSFVARQQRLSTPDVDLYIDLVFYNYLLKCFVIIELKSGRLSAGDVGQMDMYVRMYDELKRNEGDKPTVGIILCAESNDSVARYSMLKGNEQLFASSYKTILPSEEELRAELNREQALIEERLLIQSTE, from the coding sequence ATGAGCCAGGTAAAACCTACTGATGCGCAAGACCCGAAAATCGATTCATTGCTGGGGGAGTTGGGCGAACTGATTCGCCAGTCGCGGCAAAAAGTGCTGCGTGCGGTTGATACGATTCAAGTCCAGACCTGTTGGCAGATCGGCCGGCATATTGTCGAGTTTGAACAGCAAGGGGCGCAGCGGGCAGGGTATGGCAAGCAGTTGCTGGCTTTGTTGGCGAAGGATCTGACGGCGCAGTTCGGGAAGGGGTTTGATGAAACCAATCTTCGCAAGATGCGCCTGTTTTATCAGCTGTTCCCAATTCGAGACGCACTGCGTCTCGAATTGAGCTGGACTCACTATCGCAGGCTGCTGCGGGTCGAAAGCGCAAAAGCGCGTCAATGGTACGTGGAAGAAACCGCGAACCTGAACTGGTCCAGCCGCGCCCTTGATCGCCAGATCAATACGCTCTACTACGAACGACTCCTCATGAGTCGAGACAAGGCCGATGTGATTGAGGAAGCCTCCACCAACATTGAGGCGATGAAAGACAATCCGCGCGAGTTCATTCGCGACCCAGTCTTGCTAGAGTTTCTCGGGCTGCCTGCGCCCTGCAAGATCAGAGAGGATGCTCTTGAACAGGCTCTCATCGAACACCTGCAGAGCTTTCTTCTTGAGCTGGGCAAGGGCTTTTCCTTCGTCGCTCGCCAACAACGCCTCAGTACTCCTGATGTAGATCTGTACATCGATCTGGTGTTCTACAACTATTTGCTCAAATGCTTTGTGATCATTGAGCTCAAAAGCGGAAGGCTCAGTGCCGGCGATGTCGGACAGATGGACATGTATGTACGCATGTACGACGAACTCAAGCGCAACGAGGGCGACAAGCCGACAGTCGGGATCATTCTGTGTGCAGAGAGCAATGATTCGGTCGCGCGTTACTCGATGCTCAAGGGCAATGAGCAACTGTTCGCCAGCAGTTACAAGACGATACTGCCGAGTGAGGAAGAATTACGCGCAGAACTCAATCGGGAACAGGCCTTGATCGAAGAACGCCTGCTCATTCAATCGACTGAATAA
- a CDS encoding AsmA family protein encodes MKAFGKILGLVLLGLLLIIVAAGFALTHLFDPNDYKDEIRQIARDKAHIELTLNGDIGWSLFPWLGLELHEASIATLINPTEPYADLQMLGLSVRVLPLLRREVQMSDVRVEGLNLRLKRDKNGHGNWEDIGKLPTAAAPAGSPAPASAPAAEAPAQPEKPPQPIRLDIDSLTVNNARVEYNDEQTGKQYSAESIQLSTGAVHDSTNIPLKATAFLSTNQPVLRVRTELNGELRIERALQRYKFEDMKLSGELTGDPLQGKAMTFSAQGQISLDKAANVAEWTGIKISANQLRALGELKANDLDETPQITGGISIAQFDLAKFVDSIGQTLPAMAPGSLSKVELVSRVAATPTSVAFDNVNLKLDDSSFSGRIAVEDFAKQSLRAILKADTFDVDRYLPPKSDKAKNATQVRQAEVASTEADAMAGAGSTPLPDKPSKSAWSTERLLPVERLAKLDVDADLTFGQLTLDKLPIQNAALKATGQSGLLTLQNLRGELYGGDFEAKGTLDVRPSAPVLNLQTKINRVPAEKILESQGKNPPVKGLVTLTSNLTGSGNSQQALIETLNGNASFVINNGVLLNANLEQQLCKGIATLNRKTLSGEPRGKDTPFQELKGNLTLRNGVASNPDLKVRIPGMTVNGNGDIDLKVLGMDYRVGIIVEGDTSAMPDPACQVGEKFVGIEWPLRCRGPLELGAKACRVDNERLGQVATKIAGDKLSEKIDEKLGDKVSPELKNALKGLFKR; translated from the coding sequence ATGAAAGCGTTCGGCAAAATCCTGGGTCTGGTACTTCTCGGGCTGTTGCTGATCATTGTGGCGGCGGGCTTCGCCCTGACCCACCTGTTTGATCCCAACGACTACAAAGACGAGATCCGCCAGATAGCCCGCGACAAGGCCCACATCGAGCTGACGCTCAATGGCGATATCGGCTGGAGCCTGTTCCCGTGGCTCGGCCTGGAACTGCATGAAGCCAGCATCGCCACCCTGATCAACCCGACCGAACCGTATGCCGACCTGCAGATGCTCGGCCTGTCCGTGCGCGTTCTGCCACTGTTGCGCCGTGAAGTGCAGATGAGCGATGTGCGTGTCGAAGGCCTGAACCTGCGCCTCAAACGCGACAAGAACGGCCACGGCAACTGGGAAGATATCGGCAAATTGCCGACAGCCGCCGCGCCCGCCGGCAGCCCGGCGCCTGCCAGCGCACCTGCTGCCGAAGCCCCTGCCCAGCCGGAAAAACCGCCGCAGCCGATCCGCCTCGACATCGACAGCCTGACGGTCAATAACGCCCGCGTTGAATACAACGACGAGCAGACCGGCAAGCAGTACAGCGCCGAAAGCATTCAGTTGAGCACCGGTGCGGTACACGACTCGACCAACATTCCGCTGAAAGCCACGGCGTTCCTCAGCACCAATCAGCCTGTGCTGCGGGTACGCACCGAGCTCAATGGCGAGCTGCGCATCGAACGCGCCCTGCAACGTTACAAGTTCGAAGACATGAAACTGTCCGGCGAACTGACCGGCGACCCACTGCAGGGCAAGGCCATGACCTTCTCCGCCCAAGGCCAGATCTCCCTGGACAAGGCAGCGAATGTCGCCGAATGGACCGGGATCAAGATCTCCGCCAACCAGCTGCGTGCCCTCGGCGAGCTGAAGGCCAACGACCTCGACGAGACCCCGCAGATCACTGGCGGGATCTCGATCGCCCAGTTCGATCTGGCGAAATTCGTCGACAGCATCGGTCAGACGTTGCCCGCCATGGCGCCCGGCAGCCTGAGCAAAGTCGAACTGGTCAGCCGCGTGGCCGCCACGCCAACCAGCGTGGCTTTCGACAACGTCAACCTGAAACTCGACGACAGCAGCTTCAGCGGGCGCATTGCCGTGGAAGACTTCGCCAAGCAGTCGCTGCGCGCGATCCTCAAGGCCGACACCTTTGATGTAGACCGTTACCTGCCGCCGAAATCGGACAAGGCCAAAAACGCCACGCAAGTGCGTCAGGCCGAAGTCGCCAGCACCGAAGCCGATGCCATGGCCGGCGCCGGCAGCACACCGCTGCCGGACAAACCGAGCAAAAGCGCCTGGAGCACCGAGCGTCTGCTGCCGGTCGAGCGTCTGGCCAAACTCGACGTCGATGCCGACCTGACCTTCGGCCAACTGACCCTCGACAAACTGCCGATCCAGAACGCTGCACTCAAGGCCACAGGCCAGAGCGGCCTGCTGACCCTGCAAAACCTGCGCGGCGAGCTATACGGCGGCGACTTCGAAGCCAAAGGCACCCTCGACGTACGCCCGAGCGCCCCCGTGCTCAATCTGCAGACCAAAATCAACCGCGTGCCGGCCGAGAAAATTCTCGAAAGCCAGGGCAAGAATCCGCCGGTCAAAGGCCTGGTCACGCTGACCAGCAACCTCACCGGCAGCGGCAACAGCCAGCAGGCGCTGATCGAAACCCTCAACGGCAACGCCAGTTTCGTGATCAACAACGGCGTGCTGCTCAACGCCAATCTTGAACAGCAACTGTGCAAAGGCATCGCCACCCTCAATCGCAAAACCCTCAGCGGCGAGCCACGAGGCAAGGACACACCGTTCCAGGAACTCAAGGGCAACCTGACCTTGCGCAACGGCGTGGCGAGCAACCCGGATCTGAAAGTGCGCATCCCGGGCATGACCGTCAACGGCAACGGCGACATCGACCTGAAAGTGCTGGGCATGGATTACCGCGTCGGCATCATCGTCGAGGGCGACACCAGCGCCATGCCGGATCCGGCCTGTCAGGTCGGCGAGAAATTCGTCGGCATCGAGTGGCCGCTGCGCTGCCGTGGCCCGCTGGAGCTGGGCGCCAAGGCCTGCCGTGTGGATAACGAACGTCTCGGCCAGGTCGCGACCAAAATCGCCGGTGACAAACTCAGCGAAAAGATCGATGAAAAACTCGGCGACAAGGTCAGCCCGGAATTGAAAAACGCATTGAAGGGGCTGTTCAAGCGATGA
- the hisH gene encoding imidazole glycerol phosphate synthase subunit HisH — protein sequence MQTVAVIDYGMGNLHSVAKALEHVGAGKVLITSDADVIREADRVVFPGVGAIRDCMAEIRRLGFDALVREVSQDRPFLGICVGMQALLDSSEENDGVDCIGLFPGAVKFFGKDLHEDGEHLKVPHMGWNEVQQKVSHPLWHDIPDKARFYFVHSYYIAAANSRQVVGSGHYGVDFAAALAEGSRFAVQFHPEKSHTHGLQLLQNFAAWDGRW from the coding sequence ATGCAGACGGTTGCAGTTATCGACTACGGCATGGGCAACCTGCACTCGGTGGCCAAGGCCCTCGAGCACGTCGGCGCCGGCAAGGTGCTGATCACCAGCGATGCGGACGTGATCCGCGAAGCCGACCGCGTGGTGTTCCCCGGCGTTGGTGCGATTCGCGATTGCATGGCGGAGATCCGTCGCCTCGGTTTCGACGCGCTGGTGCGTGAAGTCAGCCAGGATCGTCCGTTCCTCGGCATCTGCGTCGGCATGCAAGCCCTGCTCGACAGCAGCGAAGAGAACGACGGCGTCGACTGCATCGGCCTGTTCCCGGGCGCGGTGAAGTTCTTCGGCAAAGACCTGCATGAAGACGGCGAGCACCTGAAAGTCCCGCACATGGGCTGGAACGAAGTGCAGCAGAAGGTCAGTCACCCGCTGTGGCACGACATTCCGGACAAGGCGCGTTTCTACTTCGTGCACAGCTACTACATCGCTGCGGCCAATTCTCGGCAGGTAGTCGGCAGCGGTCATTACGGGGTCGATTTCGCAGCAGCGCTGGCCGAAGGCTCGCGTTTCGCCGTGCAGTTCCACCCGGAGAAGAGCCATACCCATGGCCTGCAATTGCTGCAGAACTTCGCCGCGTGGGACGGTCGCTGGTAA
- a CDS encoding YceK/YidQ family lipoprotein, whose translation MKGILRIGSAVSLVLLLAGCGTMMGRLNGDSAEPYYKGVDGNLHLLGVRGGDGMPAAVICYMMIVCPVITVVSLPVDAALDTVLLPVDYVNTL comes from the coding sequence TTGAAAGGGATTTTGCGTATTGGCTCAGCGGTGAGCCTGGTTTTGCTGTTGGCTGGTTGTGGAACGATGATGGGGCGCCTGAACGGTGATTCTGCAGAACCGTACTACAAAGGCGTCGACGGCAACCTGCACTTGCTTGGCGTGAGAGGGGGAGACGGCATGCCCGCCGCGGTCATCTGCTACATGATGATCGTTTGCCCGGTGATTACCGTGGTATCGCTGCCGGTAGACGCTGCGCTCGACACGGTTTTGTTGCCGGTCGACTACGTCAACACCCTCTGA
- a CDS encoding acetyl-CoA sensor PanZ family protein, with the protein MPIVVQALNDASYQDQQDLQKIYRDAPQWLFAPYSGDAQLIESSLADGSLITGRFNDRLLGAARLTRHDRIWYLSHLCVRKVTRRRGVAERLVNQAQKMASQAGAQLRLLAPAGHLETQALAAKLQVPLEVIAT; encoded by the coding sequence ATGCCGATCGTTGTCCAAGCGCTGAACGATGCCAGTTACCAGGATCAACAGGATTTGCAGAAGATCTATCGTGACGCTCCACAGTGGCTGTTCGCGCCGTATTCCGGGGACGCCCAGTTGATCGAAAGCAGCCTGGCGGACGGGTCTTTGATTACAGGACGTTTCAACGACCGACTGCTCGGTGCGGCGCGCCTGACAAGGCACGACAGGATTTGGTACTTGTCGCATTTGTGTGTACGAAAAGTCACCCGGCGCCGTGGGGTGGCTGAGCGATTGGTGAACCAAGCGCAGAAAATGGCGTCGCAAGCGGGAGCCCAACTGCGCCTGCTGGCACCGGCCGGACACCTTGAAACGCAGGCGCTGGCCGCCAAACTGCAAGTGCCGCTGGAAGTCATCGCGACATGA
- a CDS encoding OFA family MFS transporter, translated as MSTSITADGLRADQPAFLSKERIIAKPGFNRWLVPPAALAIHLCIGMAYGFSVFWLPLSKALGVTAPVACAPDMSFIAQVFSSQCDWPISMLGWIYTLFFIFLGCSAAIWGGWLEHAGPRKAGVVSALCWCGGLLISALGIYTHQIWLMWIGSGVIGGIGLGLGYISPVSTLIKWFPDKRGMATGMAIMGFGGGAMVGAPLATALMSHFASPAGVGVWQSFVAMAAIYFVFMIGGALAYRVPPTGWKPEGWTAPAKKASNAMITHRHVHVNVAWKTPQFRLVWLVLCLNVSAGIGILGMASPLLQEVFGGKLLGVDVPFGQLDAGQLASIAAIAAGFTGLLSLFNIGGRFFWASFSDYLGRKNTYFVFFALGFALYALIPNMGHLGNVALFVAAFCIILSMYGGGFATVPAYLADLFGTQMVGAIHGRLLTAWAAAGVLGPVLVNYLREYQLSIGVERAAAYDITLYILAGLLVLGFLCNLLVRPVADKYFMTDAELAAEQALGHDKGADASTVLEWKAAPGSKPLAVAAWLVVGIPLAWGVWVTLQKTAVLFH; from the coding sequence ATGAGCACGAGTATCACGGCGGACGGCCTTCGCGCCGACCAGCCTGCGTTCCTGTCCAAGGAGCGCATCATCGCCAAGCCCGGTTTCAACCGCTGGCTGGTTCCACCGGCCGCGCTGGCCATCCACCTGTGCATCGGCATGGCCTACGGTTTCTCGGTGTTCTGGTTGCCGCTGTCCAAGGCACTGGGCGTCACCGCGCCAGTGGCTTGCGCGCCGGACATGAGCTTCATCGCTCAGGTCTTCTCTTCGCAATGCGACTGGCCGATCTCGATGCTCGGCTGGATCTACACCCTGTTCTTCATCTTCCTCGGCTGCTCGGCAGCGATCTGGGGTGGCTGGCTGGAACACGCCGGGCCACGCAAGGCTGGTGTGGTTTCGGCACTGTGCTGGTGCGGCGGTCTGCTGATCTCGGCACTGGGGATTTATACCCACCAGATCTGGCTGATGTGGATCGGCTCCGGCGTGATCGGCGGTATCGGTCTGGGCCTGGGCTATATCTCGCCGGTATCGACCCTGATCAAGTGGTTCCCGGACAAGCGCGGCATGGCGACCGGCATGGCGATCATGGGCTTTGGTGGTGGCGCGATGGTCGGTGCACCGTTGGCGACGGCACTGATGAGCCACTTCGCTTCGCCTGCCGGGGTCGGTGTCTGGCAGAGCTTCGTGGCCATGGCGGCGATCTACTTCGTGTTCATGATCGGTGGCGCCCTGGCCTACCGCGTGCCGCCAACCGGCTGGAAGCCTGAAGGCTGGACCGCGCCGGCGAAAAAAGCCTCGAACGCGATGATCACCCACCGTCACGTGCACGTGAATGTGGCGTGGAAAACCCCGCAGTTCCGTCTGGTGTGGCTGGTGCTGTGCCTGAACGTATCGGCCGGTATCGGCATTCTCGGCATGGCTTCGCCACTGCTGCAGGAAGTGTTCGGCGGCAAGCTGCTGGGCGTTGACGTGCCGTTCGGTCAACTGGATGCCGGGCAACTGGCTTCGATTGCCGCGATCGCTGCCGGCTTCACCGGCCTGCTGAGCCTGTTCAACATCGGTGGCCGCTTCTTCTGGGCTTCGTTCTCGGACTACCTGGGTCGCAAAAACACTTACTTCGTGTTCTTCGCCCTCGGTTTTGCCCTGTACGCGCTGATCCCGAACATGGGCCATCTGGGCAACGTTGCGCTGTTCGTCGCGGCGTTCTGCATCATTCTGTCGATGTACGGCGGTGGTTTTGCGACCGTTCCGGCTTATCTGGCCGACCTGTTCGGCACGCAAATGGTTGGCGCGATCCACGGTCGCCTGCTGACCGCCTGGGCTGCGGCCGGTGTGCTCGGTCCGGTGCTGGTGAACTACCTGCGCGAGTATCAGCTGAGCATCGGCGTTGAACGCGCTGCCGCTTACGACATCACCCTGTACATCCTCGCGGGCCTGCTGGTGCTGGGTTTCCTGTGCAACCTGCTGGTGCGTCCGGTGGCCGACAAGTACTTCATGACCGACGCCGAACTGGCTGCCGAACAGGCGCTGGGCCACGACAAGGGGGCTGATGCGAGCACCGTGCTGGAGTGGAAAGCCGCACCGGGCAGCAAGCCGCTGGCTGTAGCTGCATGGCTGGTGGTGGGTATTCCGTTGGCGTGGGGTGTGTGGGTGACCCTGCAGAAGACGGCGGTACTGTTTCACTAA
- the hisA gene encoding 1-(5-phosphoribosyl)-5-[(5-phosphoribosylamino)methylideneamino]imidazole-4-carboxamide isomerase — protein MLIIPAIDLKDGACVRLRQGRMEDSTVFSDDPVSMAAKWVEGGCRRLHLVDLNGAFEGQPVNGEVVTAIAKRYPTLPIQIGGGIRSLETIEHYVKAGVSYVIIGTKAVKDPAFVAEACRAFPGKIIVGLDAKDGFVATDGWAEISTVQVIDLAKQFEADGVSSIVYTDIAKDGMMQGCNVPFTAALAAATKIPVIASGGIHNLGDIKSLLDAKAPGIIGAITGRAIYEGTLDVAEAQAFCDSYQG, from the coding sequence ATGCTGATTATTCCCGCTATCGATCTTAAAGACGGTGCCTGCGTACGTCTGCGCCAGGGCCGCATGGAGGATTCCACAGTGTTCTCCGATGACCCGGTGAGCATGGCTGCCAAGTGGGTGGAGGGCGGTTGCCGCCGTCTGCATCTGGTCGATCTGAACGGCGCGTTCGAAGGCCAGCCAGTCAATGGCGAAGTGGTTACTGCGATTGCCAAGCGCTACCCGACCCTGCCGATCCAGATCGGCGGCGGTATCCGCTCGCTGGAAACCATCGAGCACTACGTCAAGGCAGGCGTGAGCTACGTGATCATCGGTACCAAAGCGGTGAAGGATCCGGCGTTCGTCGCTGAGGCCTGCCGCGCGTTCCCGGGCAAAATCATCGTCGGTCTGGATGCCAAAGACGGGTTCGTCGCCACCGATGGCTGGGCTGAAATCAGCACCGTGCAAGTCATCGATCTGGCCAAGCAGTTTGAAGCCGACGGTGTGTCCTCGATCGTTTATACCGACATCGCCAAAGACGGCATGATGCAGGGCTGCAACGTACCGTTCACCGCTGCGCTGGCGGCAGCGACGAAGATCCCGGTGATTGCTTCCGGCGGTATCCACAATCTGGGTGACATCAAGTCGCTGCTCGACGCCAAGGCGCCGGGCATCATCGGTGCAATCACTGGCCGGGCGATCTACGAAGGCACCCTCGACGTCGCTGAAGCGCAAGCTTTCTGCGATTCGTACCAAGGCTGA
- a CDS encoding oxidative damage protection protein — MTRTIMCRKYKEELPALERAPFPGAKGQDIFDHVSAKAWADWQKHQTLLINEKRLNMMNAEDRKYLQGEMDKYFSGEDYAKAEGYVPPAE, encoded by the coding sequence ATGACCCGCACCATCATGTGCCGCAAGTACAAAGAAGAACTGCCCGCGCTGGAACGCGCTCCTTTCCCGGGCGCCAAAGGTCAGGATATTTTTGACCACGTCTCGGCCAAGGCCTGGGCTGACTGGCAGAAACACCAGACCCTGCTGATCAACGAAAAGCGTCTGAACATGATGAACGCCGAAGATCGCAAATATCTTCAGGGCGAAATGGACAAGTACTTCTCCGGCGAGGATTACGCCAAGGCCGAAGGCTACGTTCCGCCTGCAGAGTAA
- a CDS encoding DUF2164 domain-containing protein codes for MAAKKSKPPILTLTPEQESEANRKIQRFMEDRFELDLGSFEAAEILELFTREIAPHYYNRAIFDVQTHLKERFESIESDLWALEKN; via the coding sequence ATGGCCGCCAAGAAGTCCAAACCGCCGATCCTGACCCTCACTCCCGAGCAGGAGAGTGAGGCCAACCGCAAGATCCAGCGGTTCATGGAGGATCGGTTCGAACTCGACCTGGGTTCGTTCGAAGCGGCGGAAATTCTTGAGCTGTTTACCCGCGAAATTGCTCCGCACTATTACAACAGGGCGATTTTCGATGTGCAGACCCACCTCAAAGAGCGGTTTGAAAGCATCGAAAGCGACCTGTGGGCGCTCGAGAAAAACTGA
- the hisB gene encoding imidazoleglycerol-phosphate dehydratase HisB: protein MAERKASVERDTLETQIKASINLDGTGKARFDIGVPFLEHMLDQIARHGLIDLDIECKGDLHIDDHHTVEDVGITLGQAFAKAIGDKKGIRRYGHAYVPLDEALSRVVIDFSGRPGLQMHVPYTRATVGGFDVDLFQEFFQGFVNHALVSLHIDNLRGTNTHHQIETVFKAFGRALRMAVELDERMAGQMPSTKGVL, encoded by the coding sequence ATGGCCGAACGTAAGGCGTCTGTCGAGCGCGACACTCTGGAAACCCAGATCAAAGCCTCGATCAACCTTGATGGCACCGGAAAGGCCCGATTCGATATCGGTGTTCCTTTTCTTGAGCACATGCTGGATCAGATCGCCCGTCACGGGTTGATCGACCTGGATATTGAATGCAAGGGCGATCTGCATATCGACGACCACCATACCGTGGAAGACGTCGGTATCACCCTCGGCCAGGCCTTCGCCAAAGCCATCGGCGACAAGAAAGGCATCCGTCGCTACGGCCACGCCTACGTGCCGCTCGATGAAGCGCTGTCGCGCGTGGTGATCGACTTCTCCGGCCGTCCAGGCCTGCAGATGCACGTGCCCTACACCCGCGCCACCGTGGGCGGCTTCGACGTCGACCTGTTCCAGGAATTCTTCCAGGGCTTCGTCAACCACGCACTGGTCAGCCTGCACATCGACAACCTGCGTGGCACCAACACCCACCACCAGATCGAAACCGTGTTCAAGGCTTTCGGCCGCGCGCTGCGCATGGCCGTCGAGCTGGACGAGCGCATGGCCGGGCAAATGCCATCGACCAAAGGCGTTCTGTAA
- the mutY gene encoding A/G-specific adenine glycosylase — MRAEQFSMAVLEWFDRHGRHDLPWQQDINPYRVWVSEIMLQQTQVSTVLNYFDRFMAALPTVQALAEAPEDEVLHLWTGLGYYTRARNLQKTAKIVVSQYGGEFPRDVEKLTDLPGIGLSTAGAIASISMGLRAPILDGNVKRVLARFTAQEGYPGEPKVAKQLWANAERFTPHDRVNAYTQAMMDLGATLCTRSKPSCLLCPLEKGCEAHMLGLETRYPIPKPRKAIPQKRTLMPLLANGEGAILLYRRPSTGLWGGLWSLPELDDLDDLQHLADQHSLTMGEQQALPSLVHTFSHFQLSIEPWLVQVQEAGQHVAEADWLWYNLATPPRLGLAAPVKTLLERAAAVLNAGESS, encoded by the coding sequence ATGAGAGCGGAGCAGTTTTCCATGGCGGTGCTGGAATGGTTCGACCGCCACGGCCGCCACGATTTGCCCTGGCAGCAAGACATCAATCCGTATCGGGTATGGGTGTCGGAGATCATGTTGCAGCAGACCCAGGTCAGCACCGTGCTCAATTACTTCGACCGCTTCATGGCCGCGCTGCCAACGGTGCAAGCGCTGGCCGAAGCGCCGGAGGACGAAGTGCTGCACTTGTGGACCGGGCTGGGTTACTACACCCGCGCGCGCAATCTGCAGAAGACCGCGAAGATCGTCGTCAGCCAGTATGGCGGCGAATTTCCGCGGGACGTCGAAAAGCTGACGGATCTGCCGGGGATCGGCCTGTCCACCGCTGGGGCTATCGCCAGCATCAGCATGGGCCTGCGCGCGCCGATCCTCGATGGCAACGTCAAACGCGTTCTGGCGCGTTTTACCGCGCAAGAGGGTTACCCTGGTGAGCCGAAGGTCGCCAAACAGCTGTGGGCCAACGCAGAGCGTTTCACGCCGCACGATCGGGTCAACGCCTACACCCAGGCGATGATGGATCTTGGCGCCACGCTGTGTACGCGCAGCAAACCGAGCTGCCTGCTGTGCCCGCTGGAAAAGGGCTGCGAGGCGCACATGCTCGGGCTGGAGACGCGCTACCCGATTCCCAAACCGCGCAAGGCCATCCCGCAGAAACGCACGCTGATGCCGCTGCTGGCCAACGGCGAAGGCGCGATTCTGCTTTATCGTCGCCCGTCGACAGGCCTGTGGGGCGGTTTATGGAGCCTGCCGGAACTCGATGACCTCGACGACCTGCAGCATCTGGCCGACCAGCACTCGCTGACCATGGGCGAGCAGCAGGCGCTGCCAAGCCTCGTCCACACCTTCAGCCATTTCCAGCTGTCCATCGAACCCTGGCTGGTTCAGGTGCAGGAGGCCGGTCAGCACGTGGCCGAGGCCGACTGGCTCTGGTATAACCTCGCCACCCCGCCGCGCCTGGGCCTTGCCGCCCCGGTCAAAACCTTGCTCGAACGCGCGGCCGCCGTATTGAACGCAGGAGAGTCGTCATGA